The window CGAACCGCGGGGCGGGCGGCACGCCGCAAATGCGGCCGAGCAGCCCTGGCTTGACGCGCCAGCACGGCTCACAGCCATGCGCAGCGCGAGGGGCAGGGGTGAGGAGACCGCGCTTGAACGCCAGTGTCGGCGGGCGGAACGCCCTGCGACATCTGTTTATTTTCATTTCCTTTACCCTGCGACGTCGCTTCGCTTAGGTTCCTATCCGGGTTCACCTGTTGGTAATTCTTCATACCTAGTGACGTCGTCGGTACGTGCTCAATCAGGATTTTCGGATGACCAATGCATCAGGAACTCAGGAACATACCCCTGCGTCGAATCCACTGACTCGGGGGAAAATGAGCCTGTCGTCAAAAATTCTTCTGACTCTGGCAGTAGTTTTGCTCATCGTAACGAGCGGGTTTGCCTATCCCGAATGGTTAGCTCGAGTCGTTCAGTTCATTGTTGAATACGGCCACCTGTATCTGTGGTTTGCGATAATTGGCGGCATGCTATTTTTTACCGCGGCTTTGGAAACGGGAGATCCAAAGTGGTCAAAATGGGGTCTTTTGTGTTTGCACTGCCTTCTGACTCTGAGCCTTTTTTGTGGAGGTCTAATCGTTGTTGGCGCGTCGCAGAACAGCATCGACACTTCGACGATCAATGAACTTTATAGCAATCAGTTTTGGCTAGTTTTAGGATATTGTGGCGCCACGATTTTCCACGTCATCGTGAAGGCGCTCTACCTGCGCATTCGGTCCAAAGGCGAGGGCGCCCGATTACCTACGAAGTCTGCTGGGAGTTCTCCAATAAGTGGCCACAGCCGGCCTCAAGCAAGAAAAAAGGGCCGACGGTAACAACCGCGGCCCATAAGGTGTGAAGGTCAATTAACCTCCAGAGGGGAACAGCTGCTGCAGCGGAACTGGGAGGAGGCCCGCCATGTGCATCAGCCGTAGGCTTTATGCCTGATTTTTGACCAATTGGAAAACATTTATTGTGCAGTTCAGCTATGCAGCTGCGGATTGGCTCGCCGGCATTTCCACATCAGCAGCCAAGAGTGCCTCCAGCTCCTTCAGTGCCAATCGTTTGGCGGCGAGATCTTCAGCAAAGCCAAACTGGGCGCCGTCACGCAAACGGTATGACGCGAGCCGTCGATTGGCGTCGTCCAGCGTCTGTCGATACTGGCGGCGCTCATCTTCGAAACCGCCGAGTGCATGCTCAAGACGGGCGATGGCCCCAAGCGGCGTCACCGTGATGGCCAGATCGATCTCGTAGTCCGCGCCGGTGCGCTTCAGCAGGGTCGTGTAGCGATAGCCGTCGCCGCGACCGAAGCGCTCGCCGTCGAAGACGAGATCGAAGCCACCCATCGAGGCAAGCTGGACCTCGCTCTCCTGCTGCAACTGGACCAGGGTCAGGATCTCCTTCATCAAAGCGCGCCCGGCGACCTTTCGATCGACATGACGGTCTCCCATGACGGTCATCTCGAAGGCATCGGCCGTCGTCGAGACGAGCCGCGCAACATCCTGACCGATATCGTCGATCCGATTGGTGGCGGTCTCGATCTCGCGCTCGGCGTCGCGGATCTGACGACGGACGGCGAAGAGGTCATCCTCATGGGCGGCGCGCAACCGCTCAAGCCGAGCGATATCGGCCTCCAGCCCCGCTTTCTGCATCAGCCGCTCGTCGCCCGAGGCGATTGCCTTGGCCATGGCGAACTGGTTGGCTGCACCCTCGCCGAGGTCTTCGAGCCGCCGGATCGATGTGTCGCCGGAAAGGGCGGCGGCAATGAAACGGGCCTTACGCTCATTGTTCTGCCACATGGACGCATCGAGCGAGCCTTGCGTTGCATAGGCGAATATATCGACCTCGTCATGCTGGTTGCCCTGGCGCACGATCCGGCCCTCGCGCTGCTCGATCTGCGAAGGCAGCCACGGCACATCGAGATGATGCAGCGCTTTCAGGCGGAGTTGGGCGTTAACGCCAGTGCCCATGGTCTCCGACGATCCGATCAGGAAGCGGACCTTGCCGGCCCTGACGTCGCCGAACAGCCGCTGCTTGGCTTCGGTCTTCTTGTAATCCTGCATGAAGGCGATCTCGGCGGCCGGCACGCCGAGGCGGACGAGTTCGTCACGGATCCAGCGATAGGCCGAGAAGCCGCGCGATTTCTCGACATTGATGGTGCCGAGATCGGAGAAGATCATCTGCGCGGCACCTGGCAAATCGAAGGGCTTGCCATCCGGCCGAACGTAGGTGCGCTCGCTCGTCTCCTGCCAGATACGGAAGGCGTTCTCGACCAGCATGTTGACCTTGTTGTCCGGCTCATTGCCACCATCAGGATCGACGAGCCTCAGATCGATGGCGGCATGGCGGCCATCGGTGATGACGGAGAGCAGGATATCGTCACCGGACTTCGCCGGCCCCTCGCGTTTCTCGATCGCCTTGATGCGGGCGTCGAGGATCGTCTGGTAATTCTTGAAGGCCTGGGTCGGCTTGGCGGTCAGGATCTGCCGGCGACCGGTCGAAAGCTCCGGCACCCGGACATACTGCTTGAGGTCTGCCGGCATGACGACGTCGGCGAAGGAGCGGAACATCGCGATCAGCTCGGGGACGTTGACGAAACTGGCGAAGCGGCTCACCGGCTTGTACTTGCCTGATGGTTGGATCTCGAGCTCGGTGGTCGTGTCGCCAAAGGTCGAGGCCCAGGCGTCGAATTCGTGCAGGCCGCGCTCGTGCAAGGCCTCGTGGCCGAGGAGCCGCTGGACCGAGAACATCTCGCCGAGCGTATTGGTGATCGGGGTGCCCGAGGCTAGCACGAGCGCCCTGCCAGGGTTCTTCGTCTCGATGAAGCGGGATTTCACATAGAGATCCCAGGCGCGCTGCGAGCCGTTGGGATCGATGCCCTTCAGCGTCGACATGTTGGTGGCGAAGGACAGCTTGCGGAACTCCTGCGCCTCATCGACGATGATCTGGTCGATACCGATTTCGGAAATCGTCAGGAGGTCGTCCTTGCGGGTCGACAGTACCTCCAACCGTTCTTTCAGCCCTTCCTTCAACCGCTCGAGGCGCTTGCGCGACACGCGGTCCTCGCTGTCGACCTTGGTGACCAGATCCTCGTAGAGTTCGAGCTCATCCTGGATCATTTGGCTCTCGAAGGCTGACGGCACAGCAATGAAGCGGAACGCCGAGTGCGTGATGATGATCGCATCCCAGGTCGCGGTGGCCGCGCGCGACAGGAAGCGAGCTCGCTTGTCCTTGGTGAAGTTGGTCTCGTCGGCCACGAGAATGCGGGCGTTCGGATAGAGCGCCAGGAATTCCCGGGCCGCCTGCGCCAGGCAATGGCCGGGGACGACCAGCATGGCCTTGGCGATCAGGCCAAGACGACGCTGCTCCATGATGGCAGCCGCCATGGTCATCGTCTTGCCGGCGCCCACAGCATGGGCAAGATAGGTCGAGCCTGCCGATATGATCCGCCAGATGCCGCGTTTCTGGTGCCCATAAAGAACAAAGGCGCCAGAGGCGCCGGGAAGCTGCAGGTGCGCGCCGTCGAATTTGCGCGGCGCGATATTGTTGAAACGATCGTTGTAGACCCGCGCCAAGCGATCGGTGCGATCCGGATTGGTCCAGACCCAGTTCTGAAAGGCCTCCTTGATGCGCTGCAGCTTGTCGCGCGCCGCCTCGGTATCGACGACATTCAGGACACGACGCTCGCCGTCCGCATCCTTGAAGACATCGAAGATTTGCGGAACACGGCTGTTGAGCGCATCGGCAAGCAACTCGCCGGCATGGCGACGGCTGGTGCCCCATTCCGAGGAACCGACGGCGGAATATCCGAGCTGTCGTGCCTCGACCGTCCAGCAACCGAGTTCCGGCATGTGATGAATACGGATATCGACCGCAATTGTCTCTCTGACGAAGGAAACGACGTCGGCCGCGGGGATCCAAGGAGCGCCGAGACGCGCGGTGATGTCGGAGGGTCGGAGGTCGGCCGGCTGAACTTGCCTCAGGGCGCGAACATTGCGTTCGAAGCGAGGATCGAGTGCCGTGGCAGCTTCGGCGTCCACGAGCTTGGTTCGCACCGCGCCGGAGAGATAGGCATCCGGAGTCTTCCACGCACCGTCGCCTGGATCCTGGAAGATCGCATCGCCGAGATCCACGGTAACGGTGGAAACGTCCAGATGCAGCAATTCGGCGATATGGTCGAGGTCGACATGGCCACGTTCATTGAGTACGACCGCCAGCGCATCAGCCGCATTGGTGATGACAGGCGACATCGGCGGAGCGATCACACGGGTGCTGAAAATCGGACCCGGCTTCGCGGTGTCGGTCTCTAGATCGTAATCCTCGATCGAGGCGACGAGCCAGCAATCGGGATCATCGAGAAACGGCTGCAGGTTGGGCCGGCGATGTGTCTCGCTGATCTCGCCGGTCTCGCTATCTTCCTGGATGGATACCGTCGTGTGATTGATCGGCCCGAAATCCCGCACGAAGCTTGACCAGGCAATGCGAAGCCGAACCTGATGATCATGCCACGGGCGATCGGTCTCCTGGGACTTCAGGATATCCCGAACCGCATCGCGGATCGGGATCAGCTTACTGACCATTCGAACGTGCTTTTCCGACAGACCGTCGCCCGTTCGGCCCTTGCGGGCGGGAACCGCCACCGCCGCCCCGTCGATGATCTGCATCAGGCAGCGCGTGCGATCGAGGAAGAAGCTGCCTTCGCGGATATTCGCCACATCGGGCTTCAGGTCGACGATATCGCCAAGCTCGACCTCCAGATCGATGTCTATGAGGGTCGGCTCCCCGTCGTAGACGTTTTCGGGCAGCAGGCCGATCGCCTTCGCCAGGACCGCTTCCAGATCCTGCCCTAATGGCGCCAGGCACGTATAGATTTCGCCGAAGGGTCCTGAGGTGAGCGCATGGCTGCCAAGAACGAAATCCGGATGGCGAGCGAACCAGCGATTGACGCGTATCTTGCCTTCATCCGCCGTTGCCGGCCGGATCTCGTCGACTTCGAGCCAAGTCTGATCACCTTCCGGCTCACCCGCCTTGCGCTTGCGGAAGAACAGGATGTCGACAACGACATCCGTGCCGGCGTCGCGGCGAAAGCTGTCCTCGGGCAGACGGAACGCCGCCACCAGATCGGCCGACTTGGCGATATGCTCACGCGCCGTCGTGTCGGCCTTGTCGAGCGTCCCCGAACTGGTGACGAAGGCGGCCAGTCCGCCGGGCTTCAGGAGATCGATCGACCGCGCAATGAAATAGTCGTGCAGGCGCAGGCCGAGCGACCGATAAGCGCGGTCGGAGCGCACCGTGCGATCGGAAAAGGGTGGATTGCCGATGGCGAGATCGAAGATCGGCGACGACAGGTCGGTGCGGGTAAAATCGCCGTTGATGATGCGTGCCTTCGGCTGCAGCAGTCGGGCGATGCGGGCGGTCACAGGGTCGAGCTCGATCCCGGTGAAGAAGCTTGCCTCCCGCAATATTTCCGGGAGCAGGGCAGGGAAGAGCCCGGTCCCGATCCCGGGCTCCAGCACACGGCCGCCGCGCCAGCCAAGCCGCGTCAACCCCGCCCAGATCGCCCTGACGATGAACTCCGGCGTGAAGTGGGCATACTGCGTGCAGCGGGCAAGCGAGGCATATTCCTCGTCGTTGACCGCTGTCTCGAGCGAACTGGCAAGCTCGTCCCGGCCGTTACAAAAGTCGGTCTCGCCCGGCCGGCGAAACACGTCGCGGCCATCCTGACGGCGCAGGAGATCGGAGGTGCCAACGTGCCCGTTACACGCGACCAGCAGAAGCGGCTGGTACGCTTCACCGGCTTTGGCGCCTCGGAGCTGGCCAACGGTATGCGCCAAGTCCAAACCCGGACGAGAGGACCGAAGTGCCGAACATGTCGAGAGTAAAGGGATCATTGCTCATGGAAAGTGCTCCTTATGGAGGGCGAGCGCCACCGTCCGGCCGCGCCGCCACCGGTGTGATCGGATGGGCAGATGAGGGGAGGAGCCGCTTACGCCGCGGCGGACGGCAGATGACGCATCTGGACCGGCAGCTTGCCGGCGATCTCGTCATCGCTCAGGTCATCGAGCGGTTTCAGGATCGTGCCGTTGCTACCACTCCACAGCATGATCGTTCTCTGGCCCTGCATGGATTTCGGGAAGCGGTCACTGGCATAGCCGCGATAGGCGTCGGCCGTGCTGCTCCAGATGTGCTCGAGGCGTTCCTCGCGGATCATTGCACGGACCGGCCGCGTCTCGCGGTCGAAGATTGCGACGCGCATGGCCTCGACCGAGCCCTGGTCGGAAATATCG of the Rhizobium leguminosarum genome contains:
- a CDS encoding N-6 DNA methylase, which produces MAHTVGQLRGAKAGEAYQPLLLVACNGHVGTSDLLRRQDGRDVFRRPGETDFCNGRDELASSLETAVNDEEYASLARCTQYAHFTPEFIVRAIWAGLTRLGWRGGRVLEPGIGTGLFPALLPEILREASFFTGIELDPVTARIARLLQPKARIINGDFTRTDLSSPIFDLAIGNPPFSDRTVRSDRAYRSLGLRLHDYFIARSIDLLKPGGLAAFVTSSGTLDKADTTAREHIAKSADLVAAFRLPEDSFRRDAGTDVVVDILFFRKRKAGEPEGDQTWLEVDEIRPATADEGKIRVNRWFARHPDFVLGSHALTSGPFGEIYTCLAPLGQDLEAVLAKAIGLLPENVYDGEPTLIDIDLEVELGDIVDLKPDVANIREGSFFLDRTRCLMQIIDGAAVAVPARKGRTGDGLSEKHVRMVSKLIPIRDAVRDILKSQETDRPWHDHQVRLRIAWSSFVRDFGPINHTTVSIQEDSETGEISETHRRPNLQPFLDDPDCWLVASIEDYDLETDTAKPGPIFSTRVIAPPMSPVITNAADALAVVLNERGHVDLDHIAELLHLDVSTVTVDLGDAIFQDPGDGAWKTPDAYLSGAVRTKLVDAEAATALDPRFERNVRALRQVQPADLRPSDITARLGAPWIPAADVVSFVRETIAVDIRIHHMPELGCWTVEARQLGYSAVGSSEWGTSRRHAGELLADALNSRVPQIFDVFKDADGERRVLNVVDTEAARDKLQRIKEAFQNWVWTNPDRTDRLARVYNDRFNNIAPRKFDGAHLQLPGASGAFVLYGHQKRGIWRIISAGSTYLAHAVGAGKTMTMAAAIMEQRRLGLIAKAMLVVPGHCLAQAAREFLALYPNARILVADETNFTKDKRARFLSRAATATWDAIIITHSAFRFIAVPSAFESQMIQDELELYEDLVTKVDSEDRVSRKRLERLKEGLKERLEVLSTRKDDLLTISEIGIDQIIVDEAQEFRKLSFATNMSTLKGIDPNGSQRAWDLYVKSRFIETKNPGRALVLASGTPITNTLGEMFSVQRLLGHEALHERGLHEFDAWASTFGDTTTELEIQPSGKYKPVSRFASFVNVPELIAMFRSFADVVMPADLKQYVRVPELSTGRRQILTAKPTQAFKNYQTILDARIKAIEKREGPAKSGDDILLSVITDGRHAAIDLRLVDPDGGNEPDNKVNMLVENAFRIWQETSERTYVRPDGKPFDLPGAAQMIFSDLGTINVEKSRGFSAYRWIRDELVRLGVPAAEIAFMQDYKKTEAKQRLFGDVRAGKVRFLIGSSETMGTGVNAQLRLKALHHLDVPWLPSQIEQREGRIVRQGNQHDEVDIFAYATQGSLDASMWQNNERKARFIAAALSGDTSIRRLEDLGEGAANQFAMAKAIASGDERLMQKAGLEADIARLERLRAAHEDDLFAVRRQIRDAEREIETATNRIDDIGQDVARLVSTTADAFEMTVMGDRHVDRKVAGRALMKEILTLVQLQQESEVQLASMGGFDLVFDGERFGRGDGYRYTTLLKRTGADYEIDLAITVTPLGAIARLEHALGGFEDERRQYRQTLDDANRRLASYRLRDGAQFGFAEDLAAKRLALKELEALLAADVEMPASQSAAA
- a CDS encoding DUF1419 domain-containing protein; translated protein: MNSVSPIRKIFEGVATRPQMFRLFDRHNQRPDRWQTDAAPLYAGEWFEIDEALYDYMLDILPPLWMRGPIFALREFLMGSVTSIFFALRIDGRTRYFHGYCDISDQGSVEAMRVAIFDRETRPVRAMIREERLEHIWSSTADAYRGYASDRFPKSMQGQRTIMLWSGSNGTILKPLDDLSDDEIAGKLPVQMRHLPSAAA